A stretch of Dama dama isolate Ldn47 chromosome 22, ASM3311817v1, whole genome shotgun sequence DNA encodes these proteins:
- the LOC133043504 gene encoding cytochrome P450 2D14 isoform X2, which translates to MGLLSGDTLGALAVAVLIFSLLLDLMHRRSRWAARYPPGPTPLPVLGNLLQVDFEDPRPSFSQLRRRFGNVFSLQQVWTPVVVLNGLAAVREALVYRSQDTSDRPPPAVYEHLGYGPRAEGVILARYGNAWREQRRFSLSTLRNFGLGKKSLEQWVTEEASCLCAAFADQAGLPFSPKDLLNKAVSNVIASLTFGCRFEYKDPRIVKLLDVIEDVLKEEFNLVRQVVEAVPAVLRIPGLAAKVFPGQKAFMALIDELIAEQKMTRDPTQRPRHLTDAFLDEVKEAKGNPDSSFNDANLRLVVADLFSAGMITTSTTLAWALLLMILHPDVQRRVQQEIDEVIGQVRRPEMGDQALMPFTVAVVHEVQRFADIIPLGVPHMTSRDIEVQGFHIPKGTTLITNLSSVLKDETVWEKPFRFHPEHFLDAQGRFVKQEAFIPFSAASCSASASPCLRGSPAPATTVSLPSW; encoded by the exons ATGGGGCTGCTGTCTGGGGACACGCTGGGGGCCCTGGCCGTGGCCGTGCTCATCTTCTCGCTCTTGCTGGACCTGATGCACCGGCGCTCACGTTGGGCCGCACGCTACCCACCAGGCCCCACGCCGCTGCCCGTGCTGGGTAACCTGCTGCAGGTGGACTTCGAGGACCCGCGTCCCAGCTTTAGCCAG CTGCGGCGCCGCTTCGGGAACGTGTTCAGCCTGCAGCAGGTCTGGACGCCTGTAGTCGTGCTCAACGGGCTGGCGGCAGTGCGCGAGGCGCTGGTGTACCGCAGCCAGGACACTTCCGACCGTCCACCTCCGGCCGTCTACGAGCACCTGGGTTACGGGCCGCGCGCCGAAG gagTAATCCTGGCGCGTTATGGGAACGCGTGGCGGGAGCAGCGGCGCTTCTCCCTGTCCACCCTGCGCAACTTCGGCCTGGGGAAGAAGTCACTGGAGCAGTGGGTGACCGAGGAGGCCTCGTGCCTCTGTGCCGCCTTCGCCGACCAGGCCG GACTCCCGTTTAGCCCCAAAGACCTCCTGAATAAAGCAGTGAGCAACGTGATCGCCTCCCTGACCTTCGGATGCCGTTTCGAGTACAAGGATCCTCGCATCGTCAAGCTCTTGGACGTGATAGAGGATGTGCTGAAGGAAGAGTTTAACTTAGTGCGCCAG GTGGTGGAAGCTGTGCCAGCGGTCCTGCGCATCCCAGGGCTGGCCGCCAAGGTCTTCCCGGGGCAGAAGGCCTTCATGGCCCTGATTGATGAGCTGATCGCTGAGCAGAAGATGACCCGGGACCCGACCCAGCGACCCCGACACCTGACCGACGCCTTCCTGGATGAGGTGAAGGAG GCCAAGGGGAACCCCGACAGCAGCTTCAATGATGCGAACCTGCGCCTGGTGGTGGCCGACCTGTTCTCCGCCGGGATGATCACCACATCGACCACACTGGCCTGGGCCCTCCTCCTCATGATCCTGCACCCAGACGTGCAGC GACGGGTCCAACAGGAAATCGATGAGGTGATAGGGCAGGTGAGGCGACCAGAGATGGGGGATCAGGCCCTCATGCCCTTCACTGTGGCCGTGGTCCATGAGGTGCAACGCTTTGCGGACATCATCCCCCTGGGAGTGCCCCACATGACATCCCGGGACATCGAGGTGCAGGGCTTCCACATCCCGAAG GGGACGACACTCATCACCAACCTGTCGTCAGTGCTGAAGGATGAGACCGTCTGGGAGAAGCCGTTCCGCTTCCACCCGGAGCACTTCCTGGATGCCCAGGGCCGCTTCGTCAAGCAGGAGGCCTTCATTCCCTTCTCCGCAG CCTCCTGCAGCGCTTCAGCTTCTCCGTGCCTGCGGGGCAGCCCCGCCCCAGCGACCACGGTGTCTTTGCCTTCCTGGTGA
- the LOC133043504 gene encoding cytochrome P450 2D14 isoform X1, which translates to MGLLSGDTLGALAVAVLIFSLLLDLMHRRSRWAARYPPGPTPLPVLGNLLQVDFEDPRPSFSQLRRRFGNVFSLQQVWTPVVVLNGLAAVREALVYRSQDTSDRPPPAVYEHLGYGPRAEGVILARYGNAWREQRRFSLSTLRNFGLGKKSLEQWVTEEASCLCAAFADQAGLPFSPKDLLNKAVSNVIASLTFGCRFEYKDPRIVKLLDVIEDVLKEEFNLVRQVVEAVPAVLRIPGLAAKVFPGQKAFMALIDELIAEQKMTRDPTQRPRHLTDAFLDEVKEAKGNPDSSFNDANLRLVVADLFSAGMITTSTTLAWALLLMILHPDVQRRVQQEIDEVIGQVRRPEMGDQALMPFTVAVVHEVQRFADIIPLGVPHMTSRDIEVQGFHIPKGTTLITNLSSVLKDETVWEKPFRFHPEHFLDAQGRFVKQEAFIPFSAGRRACLGEPLAHMELFLFFTSLLQRFSFSVPAGQPRPSDHGVFAFLVTPGLYQLCALPR; encoded by the exons ATGGGGCTGCTGTCTGGGGACACGCTGGGGGCCCTGGCCGTGGCCGTGCTCATCTTCTCGCTCTTGCTGGACCTGATGCACCGGCGCTCACGTTGGGCCGCACGCTACCCACCAGGCCCCACGCCGCTGCCCGTGCTGGGTAACCTGCTGCAGGTGGACTTCGAGGACCCGCGTCCCAGCTTTAGCCAG CTGCGGCGCCGCTTCGGGAACGTGTTCAGCCTGCAGCAGGTCTGGACGCCTGTAGTCGTGCTCAACGGGCTGGCGGCAGTGCGCGAGGCGCTGGTGTACCGCAGCCAGGACACTTCCGACCGTCCACCTCCGGCCGTCTACGAGCACCTGGGTTACGGGCCGCGCGCCGAAG gagTAATCCTGGCGCGTTATGGGAACGCGTGGCGGGAGCAGCGGCGCTTCTCCCTGTCCACCCTGCGCAACTTCGGCCTGGGGAAGAAGTCACTGGAGCAGTGGGTGACCGAGGAGGCCTCGTGCCTCTGTGCCGCCTTCGCCGACCAGGCCG GACTCCCGTTTAGCCCCAAAGACCTCCTGAATAAAGCAGTGAGCAACGTGATCGCCTCCCTGACCTTCGGATGCCGTTTCGAGTACAAGGATCCTCGCATCGTCAAGCTCTTGGACGTGATAGAGGATGTGCTGAAGGAAGAGTTTAACTTAGTGCGCCAG GTGGTGGAAGCTGTGCCAGCGGTCCTGCGCATCCCAGGGCTGGCCGCCAAGGTCTTCCCGGGGCAGAAGGCCTTCATGGCCCTGATTGATGAGCTGATCGCTGAGCAGAAGATGACCCGGGACCCGACCCAGCGACCCCGACACCTGACCGACGCCTTCCTGGATGAGGTGAAGGAG GCCAAGGGGAACCCCGACAGCAGCTTCAATGATGCGAACCTGCGCCTGGTGGTGGCCGACCTGTTCTCCGCCGGGATGATCACCACATCGACCACACTGGCCTGGGCCCTCCTCCTCATGATCCTGCACCCAGACGTGCAGC GACGGGTCCAACAGGAAATCGATGAGGTGATAGGGCAGGTGAGGCGACCAGAGATGGGGGATCAGGCCCTCATGCCCTTCACTGTGGCCGTGGTCCATGAGGTGCAACGCTTTGCGGACATCATCCCCCTGGGAGTGCCCCACATGACATCCCGGGACATCGAGGTGCAGGGCTTCCACATCCCGAAG GGGACGACACTCATCACCAACCTGTCGTCAGTGCTGAAGGATGAGACCGTCTGGGAGAAGCCGTTCCGCTTCCACCCGGAGCACTTCCTGGATGCCCAGGGCCGCTTCGTCAAGCAGGAGGCCTTCATTCCCTTCTCCGCAG GCCGCCGCGCGTGCCTCGGGGAGCCCCTGGCCCACATGgagctcttcctcttcttcaccaGCCTCCTGCAGCGCTTCAGCTTCTCCGTGCCTGCGGGGCAGCCCCGCCCCAGCGACCACGGTGTCTTTGCCTTCCTGGTGACCCCAGGCCTGTACCAGCTTTGTGCGCTGCCCCGCTAG